catctttgTTTCTCCAGGAAAAATAACTTGGAGGGAATAAAAGGTAAAAGTAAATAGTATGCATAAGTATTGCCATGTTTTTAAGGTGATGTTGTACTGTACGTGGCAGGGTCATGGGATGCTTTATTGGTAACATACTTTTTCTATATCATTGTAGTAACTCCTTTGACTATCACAGCTCATAATTTAGTCCAAGatgtttaatttaaaataatcatTGTGTAGCAGCAGTGAAAAATTATATCTAGTTTTGAAAGCTTCATAGTACATAAACTCATTAAAGTAACGACCACTGAATTTAAATAGGGGCAATTTCCACTGCTTTTGTGATCTGGGCTCTAAAGGTAatgaagttttaaaataaattgtgtTAATCTGTATCTGTTCCAAGTTGGGGGAGGAATCTTCTGGTAAATTTAGTGGTATATTTTACAGATAAACTTCATATTTTGTCTTCTTTAGGAGTCATTGAAGCATTGTGCAAGTACTATCAGAGTGAGAACAAAGATGTGAGGCGTGTGTGGCTTTCAGCAGGAGTAGATCACTTCCACTCATCTTTGGGTGACAGAGGCTGGGGTTGTGGTTACAGGAATTTCCAAATGCTCCTTTCCTCACTGTTGCAAAACAGCTTCTACAATGACTGCCTGAGAGGTATTAAACAAAATGCTACTTGTTCCATGTACCTTGGATGACAACCTGCTGACtgattgtcatggtttgagcctggcacagagccagtgcccccatgaaaatgccctcaccctggggtctgctgtgagatgtgaccaggaataagcaaaaacaggctccagcttaaacataaagaacactttattacctaaactacagggaaatagggaaaaactataaggaaaagaaaaaaaaaattgaaaaccttacaaaaaaccactttcctcctccccactacctgactttcccaatccgatacattctcccaaatcaccaactgcccagcctggcaccacactttagtatactcaaacttcagttcatgaagaggaaaggagtccttcttgttccataggcttcccctggaaacacactgaaacctcgtttgcttccctgtcacttcggcaccgcccggaaaaaaagtccttttgccgcttgtgacatcttccttccatgcccagtgctctcaccaccgcgcatggatcagagctgcttttagggttgtctttcaaggatgccttgtctcactccaaaaaggcacagtctctgctttgggacatctgtcccccccatatttttccaaccccctggggccggggggtcctcacgatgaaccctcctggttctgagccactgcttccccctaagtgcagtctctgtgtcacaggaacaaacggagtccatggccacaagaaaagtccagccaaaaggccactccaaatcatctctccccattcaatcatctccacgttcttcgggccaggtccttgtctcatctcatctcttatctcccttcttattcagcttcgaggaggattagcatttttgcaaggccccaatcatgaaagaaaggggttaaaactttcagtctctgtctgtcccggagctgcggcactcccacacatgctgccgctccggccgggcactcttccccccctttctcctcctgggccggctgctatcacattcggtgtcgccggctctctctctccctcctgggggggggggggggatggctgcccgagggctgactccctgggatcttccacccttccatcctcgagggcctcctcacctcccatctctgtccaggcccagggcctaccacgtggctgcccctcccccgcccagcagcagcggctggacaggggagggagatccgactTCTTCTCCTccacgtcccaagagagcctgccaggggcagagccctgctttttaacccctgtgtattctcggaggtgtgtccaaaccccactggctacaccaggtgtcagtattaAACTCcaaacatccattggtttgaccacagcatcccagaattcccacttcttcctggtcaaaccaccacactgaTGTTTTCACAGCAAGCCTCACAAGGTCAATGATACCTATTAAATGGTGGTTATACCACTGGAAGTTACCGTGGAAGAGTCAGAGGTGAATACTGGCAAGAAATGATGTGGTTTAAGTTTTGCCTTTAGTTTATTTAGTGGATCTTTGTAACATCGACTGCCTGTTATAAAAGAAGCTGAGTAGTTTTAATTAATAGACTGTTTCAGTCACTGTAACAACAATTCAAAAGCTTTTCTGTTCCAGATACTACACTAATTCCTAGTATCCCAAAGATACAGTCCATGATTGAAGATGCCTGGAGAGAAGGTTTTGATCCTCAGGGGGCATCTCACTTCAACAACAGATTACATGGTTCCAAAGCATGGATAGGAGCATGTGAAATTTATTCACTCTTAACCAGTCTCAGGATAAAGTAAATATTGCTTTTTGTTGTGATTGTTATTATTAACTGCTGATTTAAGTCCAATAACTTTAAAGGGTAGAATTCCCAACTGTGTGATGATGAAGCCGCCTTAGTGACTAAATTTAACCATATATAAACAAACCTGATTTCATGCAGCATGAAGCTGTATAACTACTTACAGGTACATATAGCTATTTACAGGAGGTACATAAACTGAGTAACTGCTTAGATCATTGAGACTTGCTGCTGAATTATGCCACATATGCATAAATTAAAGCATTGATTAAATACTTTATTTCTCTGAAAGTTTCTTCTCATAAAGAATCTGAATTTCAACTATTTTCTATGGCTTTTAATTGGATTCTATAGCTTACATGTATAACATACAAAAAATGTAACATTAAGTTTTGCAAGTTTCCCAAGTTCTTGTTAGACTGAACAGAGTAGAGCACTTCTTTCTTATGTAATAAATTTTCCAGTTTGTGACAGTATATGTTTCATTGCTTTGCAATTATGTCCCCTACTCCTGTATCAAAAATAAGAAAGTAAGGACCACTGGGTGCAGGAGGCAGGGACCCAGAGGTGAAAAGAAGCAGCCTGCTTGAAATTTTGATGTTTTCATTCCCAATGTTTTGTAGGTGCCAAATCATTGACTTTCACAAACCCACTGGCCCTATGGGTACACACCCTCGCTTGTTTGAGTGGATTTTGCATTACTATTCTGCAGATAATGAAGGTGGTGCAAAGGTGGTGTGTACTTCCAAACCACCAATATACTTGCAACATCAAGGTCAGTGTCACAATGTGCTGCCTTCTTACTATTCTCTATCTCTTTATATGtactgcagttcagagcagcatttTTTGGTCCTTCTTTGTTGAATTGAAGGCTTGGTTTTATTTCCGGTAATTTTCCTATTTCATAAGAGCAACATTAAAGTTTGTATTTTTATTGGATGGAAGAGCTGAATGTGATTGGGATTTCAGCCTTTTGACATGTACTCTTATAACTGTCTTCTTAAATTCTGAGTAGTGCCTCCCTTGATCTGAAAATCAGTCATAATTTACAAGGTTGTAAATGGGACTTATGTGTTTCTAAACTACTGAAACTCTTGCTTTGATAATAGGTCACAGTCGTACTGTTGTTGGAATAGAGGAGAAGAAGAACAGAAGCTTATGTTTGCTACTGTTTGACCCAGGATGTTCTTCCCAACAAATGCAGAAACTGCTGAAACAAAACAGTGATGGAGCTGGTCTCAGACTACTTCGGAAATTTGTGGGTAGCCTGAAAGAAAAGCAGTATCAGATAGTGGCTGTAGATGGGGTGCTCTCTTTGGAAGAGAAAGCTGTAAGTATCTCAGAAAACAGTTTCTGTTTGTGAAAATTTAAGACCATCTGCATTTCTTCTTTGAATGCATATGCATATATAGTTGCATGGTGAATTTTTTGCATCTTTTCGCTTTCCTTGATCGttttctctcctgctttctGCTTATATAATCCCAGGATATCAAAACCAATAACATTTTGCATATAAATGAATGCCACTTTGATGCCACTGACAACTTCTAGGTCTTATATGAAGCTTTCAGCTGTTTGCAGATTTAAAttgggctttttaaaattttctcttttcttacaATGTTTTCTCCTAAATAACTGACTCTGAGCATGTAAGTTACTTACAAACACTCACAGTGCAAAATTATGTTCAGAGGTTTGAGCTGTTGAAATTATTATGAATCCTATCCATGACTTTGGGGCATTTTACCTTTTTTAAGACCTTAGAAGTTTTCAGCAGATTGTCAAATGTGGATTTTGTTTCTTAAGCTTTTTCTTTCCTACACTACCAAATTGATTCTGAGGTGTTCCAATTCTGTGGTGTCGTATCAGCACTGTTCAGCATGTTCAAGCTTCAGGACACACTTTTATTTAAACAATGAAATAACTGGCAACTGAATCACTTGCTCAGCTATATTTAATGTGTATGTTGAGATGAGGTATTGTCTTAAGTGTTTTCTGGCCCTGAATATGTCCGAAGTAAGAGTGAAAAATGACCATCCTCTCCTCATATtggaaaaaagctttaaaattcaAGACACAGTGTAAAAAAGGTGTTGTTTGGGATTTGGTGAGGGTGGTGGTgttcttttggttttggtttgccacttttttcttcttttcaaaaatttgttttataataaaaaatatcagTTGTTTAGTGTTGTCTTGGAAGCGCCTATTTAAGTAAGATGGAACATAACCCCTAACACTGCTGGTTTTGTTCattaaagtattttcttttcctctctccccaccTATTTTTAGGCTCGCTGCCGTGCTTCTCAGGTCTTAACATCAGAGAAGATTCCTTAAAGGATACCTTTTAACCTGCTTCTGAAACTTGCTAGGTGCAAAACATTAAACTTCTGGACTGTGACCTTAACCCAATAATTTTTAGACTTAAACTGTGTCTCCATAAATGCGCGGGagctctgggaaagcacaaCACTGGAGTAAACCTGTAGTTTTTGTGTTCAGTCAAAACTCTGGCATCCTGATACAAATGTAACTGTGAAATATACTGGTCCTTGTCTCACCAGAAAATTTGTTATTTTCTTAGTTGCATAGAATTAGCAACACCTGCTGTCTTGTAGCAAATTATGCACTGTTGGTAATCAGCAGTGGATAAAGATACTATGGAACTACTTCATTGGAGTCCCTGTCATGGTTTACCTCTGTAAATGTGTTTGTGCTGCCACTGTGACCAGTCCTCTGTTTCTTTACAATTCAGTCTGTTGCACCAGGGATTAATTTACCAGTAAACTTCTTTTCAATTAGCTGGCTTCTCTAGATGTATCACTTGAATACATGTGCTTAGGAGGTGGATCAGTGTTGGCATTGGCTAAGAAGTCTAACAAAGCAGTGTCAGTGTCCAAAATAGTGTGTATGTGCTTTAAGTGCTGTGCAAGACAATTCTTTGGGGTAGAGgaagaaaatattccttttctaccatgaattaataaaattaatatattttttaaaagtgtttaTTCTATTTTCACTTCatccatttttttaaaaatttctaatttttctgtgttttgtaaCGTATATCCCAAAAGGACACTGCCTTTTGACCAGTGCCTCTGTTGTGCGGTGTTAATGCCATTTAAGAGACTGGTGCTGTCTGCTGAAACAAGTGTCTTGGGTGTTTGAGGCACTTTAGTGTACCTAGGATGTGCTGCTCTGGTTGAATGTGAGAGCCCTGCCCCTccaggagggagctgagggctgggagggatggtGGAGTGTGTTGCACAGGTAGTACAGGGTGCTTTTGCTTTACCGTCATGCATCCACCTATTGTAATTGGAGTTTAGATACATCCCTTTCATTTAGACTGCCTTCTATGCTGACACCCAAATACAGGTGTAAGAGCCTTAACTGCTTTCTCTCATGTTTCTCGTGTGCTTTGGCAATAAGAACTTGTCATTTTTGGAAGCAGTGAAACGTGAACATGGACAGATATTACAATCCATAAATCATtgattttttctgaaatatgtgtaaaattttaaaaattagttaaGAAAATGCATTCATTCAGTAGGTATGTAGAAGTGGCCTTTAAGCTGTGAAAGGTTTAAATGCTTAGGACACTAGAGGGGCTCAGACTCGGGAAGAGAGTTCCTGGGAATTGAGGGACTATCAGCTCCATGTTAGCCCTGGTCTGTGATGCAGATGTCAAAtggacagaaagaaaaggagaaatgccAATAACGCAATCATAATTTGGATGCAAAATCCTAGGCTTTGCAGCATGCTTGAGATTATACCCATGGCATTTTGATGTGGTAGGCACCATCCTCTGAATTTTAGCAAAGCTCTGGCACCAACTATTCAAAACACTCAGCCTGTTCAAAACTAAATTCACTCTGGGGAAGGTGCAGTGTGGCAACTCACTGTTGCCTCCATGCATTACAGTGCATGCTTTGGACTGAGGCAGGTAAAAACAAGATACAAGAAAGGCTGTCAACACCAGGATTTTAAATTACTGTAATACTGTCAAAGTTCATAAATGGGGTTTTATTCAGTTAATATGAATTAGTTTTCAGTTTAATCCAAAGTAGATAAGCAAATTCAAATATTCCAGCTAAAAAACCCTTCTCTCTGTTCAATTTAGCAAActaacacacacagagccaagcTTATTCTCAgtcaaattccctttttatttcAGATGTTAATTGCTAACAAAGCTAAACAAATCTGCAGTTCAGACTGAGTCGCTACAACTTTTTCCAAGGACCAGGAGGAGCAGATTTTATGCTATTTCTTTGTCACTTCAACCCTTATTTCCTCTGCTTTGAAATGTAACAGCAAAAAcacattttcacattttaacttgttttacataattttaacatttttaagcTATACATTCTCTGCATGAAAACCAATAAATATGTTAGTGTGAAAACAGACTAGAAAATTTCATTCTTCTAGAAATATAATTCATGAGAAACTTTCTTTCATATGTAAATGACTTATCAGTGATCCACTTGAAAAATTTTCTGATTATCACATTTGCACAGACTACACAGGATTCTTGGGTTTGGTCCAAATTTAGAGAGCTCCAATTCACTTCTTTTATGAAAAAAGAGCCGTTTTAAACATACATAGCTAGAAATGGAAAGCAGCCTTAGGAATTAAATGGTGTTTTATGCAGCTGAGTTGAGACATACCAGAAATAATAAGTTCAGTGCTGAAGAGCATTTTAAAGCATCCTAGCAATTACCCAGGAAGCTGGATGTAGTAACTATGAAGCTTTCAATCCAACTGTTTCTTTGGAAAAGACAAGATTTAATATCACATTAGCTCACAACTTTTTAATGTATCTGGTAACTCTGTTGGAGCACAGATCTTGCTTATTGCTTTGAAACATAAAACATCATTGAGACCTAGATGCTTATCTAGAGTTCTTAGTAGCCAAAATTAAAAAGATCAAAGGGACGACAGTAGGAACAAAGGCACATGGTTAATTTATAAAAGTATTTACAGGGTACTTCAACATTTATTTCTATCTACTAGAAATTCATTTACCTtgaatgaaaaaaaggaaaaaaaagtttaaaggAGGTCATCCTAAACAGATGTTCTCGAGCGATATGAGCAGAGAATCTTATAACCATTAAATTAATTCCATAATAAACTTCTCATCTTGACTATGGAATTTTCAAACACTAAAATTCATAAATTTATTATTCCTCTAAGCAATGTGATACTTTAGTGCAGCCCTCTTCAAAGATTGAAGCTGGCACAGTTAAGGCAATCTACTAACAGTGTTTAAAATTCAGCACACAGTGTTTAATCATTGAGGTGCCTGTCTCTCTGTTTGGAAAGCTGTCTTTTGACACCATCATCCTTCTAGCACTGCAGTTTCAAACACAGCATGTTTAAACACTGCAGTTCTTGCAGTTTGGGCTTTTTGGAGGTGGTAAGGGAGGAGTCCAACAGCTGTTAGCTCCAGAAACAACGCTGAAGGATGGGCAACATCCCCAAGTTGACGCGTAGCTTTACTGCATTCTGCGCTAACCTTCACAGGCTGCCAACACAATGCTTCTAAAACTACACCAGTTACATTCAAACCTGTAGAGCACTCTGTAAACCCTGCTGCTGTAATGTGCACTCCACTCATAGTGTTTCAATACAGTCTGCTGCCAAAAGCAAACTCATTTTCCTAAGGTGGGTTTTGATTTTTCATAGAAATTAATTGAGGCACAcattcaaaaaaacccaaaccatctCTGAATAAACCAACCAAACTTCAAGAGGCTTcacattctgatttttttttttcccctactgaCCTGAACTCAGCATTTCGAAAATATTATTCATGACTATAGCAAAAAAATTCATTCTAATTGTAGGGAAATTGTTTCCACTAGACTTTAATAAGGCTATAACAACAAAGGTGACTAGTGCTGTCTATCTACAGCTGATAAATTGGGGCACCAGAACTGACttgaattattaaaaaattcCACAGGaggaacaaaaaataaataactgcaTAGTATGTGATCCCTTTTATTCACCAAAGCTGCCCATGTTTACCCCAGGTGGAAGACAGCAGAAAAGCTGCTCAGCATTCAGATGCAGGTGTGTTTAGTGCTTGCTGTAACATCCTTCCATCTTGCATGTTGCCACATTTCTTCAAATGACAATTACAGAAGTAGGGagaaaaaattagagaaaatagAAAAGCGTTTTCAGACAGATCaatatttctcaaatttttcatttcaaatatTAAAGTAAATTTATTTATAGTGAAAGTCATCAGAAGACCATTCTCCTGGATTTaaaatgttggtttttttctttgaaaaaaaaaattaggaaaaaagaaaaacaatacaCATTACTAAAACCACAGATGCTGTGGCTTTCCTGCCTGCCCTCTCTCCTTACATATGTCCATATTGATGACAGAATCAGTTCAAATAAGTCTAATCACTATCTAAATTAACAGGGTTGTAGTCAGGGTCATCCTCTTCATCCTCCAACTCTAAATCATCCATTTCTTGGAATAAAGATTCATCAACCTCCACATTGTTTCCAGCTGTAAGGAATAGAAAGATACTTTAATTTCATGCAACAAGGAAAACATTAACAACCAAACATACAAGATTTTTTCGTATTAGTTCTTCAATGTAGGTAGCTGCTAAGTTACTTGGCTTTTATACATCAAATAGATGTAAAAAAGTAAATGCCACAGTTTATCTTTCTACAGctgaagttttttttctttgtatcaAAACTCAGTCAAGAGAAATGTCACACAGAACTTCAGAATTCATTGGGAGCAGGAAATTAACATTTACATTTGCCAGAAGCAAAGATTCTTTCTCCCCAGGACAACCAAAGCAGGAGCTCAGGACCTCACAGCTGGAATAATTACTACCATCCTAGTGAGATAAATGCACAGGGTTCATAAAATATTCCTTACACACCATATACTGACATGTATGCATCTGCTTTCAGATTTAAATTTTAGAAGCAAGATGAAGCTTTAGCTACTTTcacattttcttctgaaagagATGCTGCTGACCTAAGGACAAAACTCGAAGactgctattttatttttatgcatcAACAGTGACATCTTCTGGCCACCAAATaaagtttttattatttcactGGGCTTGAAGGCACCTATACAAGATAATGCCATTATCCTCTGAAAATTAGTAGGACATGCTACTGtaatattaaaacaaaacttAGTAACCTGTTGCATCTATGACAGAATGCAAGCAGCAATAAGAATGGGAGTTTTAATCACCAGTA
This sequence is a window from Zonotrichia albicollis isolate bZonAlb1 chromosome 3, bZonAlb1.hap1, whole genome shotgun sequence. Protein-coding genes within it:
- the ZUP1 gene encoding zinc finger-containing ubiquitin peptidase 1, whose translation is MVLCDVCGRALPSEAAAGRHPPRPSLCCRQPRCPLCAAAVGCEELRRHMDTAHLEPGSRRPGAPAQCPFCGEAAGRELEEHVRARHGDLLGALGTDSGNGEQLYECPMCSLTCTNIQILEEHVDLHLEEHNFSEGGDMGDLELAQQLQTEEDERQRSEEEKREREEFEKLQRQYGLDNSGGFKQQFLKNMEREVDRGRMQPFEYHKRKADMMESLASGIDDGRTKTSGVIEALCKYYQSENKDVRRVWLSAGVDHFHSSLGDRGWGCGYRNFQMLLSSLLQNSFYNDCLRDTTLIPSIPKIQSMIEDAWREGFDPQGASHFNNRLHGSKAWIGACEIYSLLTSLRIKCQIIDFHKPTGPMGTHPRLFEWILHYYSADNEGGAKVVCTSKPPIYLQHQGHSRTVVGIEEKKNRSLCLLLFDPGCSSQQMQKLLKQNSDGAGLRLLRKFVGSLKEKQYQIVAVDGVLSLEEKAARCRASQVLTSEKIP